A genomic window from Bacteroidota bacterium includes:
- a CDS encoding aldehyde dehydrogenase: protein MEKLQNYINGKLVAPASGKYIDNYNPATGKVYSLIPDSDIADVSEAVQAAKAAFAKWSVTPVEERCRIMMKIADIIRRDTDAYVKAESVDNGKSVHTASLIDIPRAISNLEFFATGIMHYAAESHITDDRAVNYTMRQPIGVVGCISPWNLPLYLFTWKIGPAIATGNCVIAKPSEITPYTAWMFSKACIEAGLPAGVLNIIHGLGTKAGQAIVDHAGIKAISFTGGTKTGAHIAASAAPKFKKLSLELGGKNPNIIFADCDFDAMIKTTMQSSFANQGEICLCGSRIFVERPLYDKFKTEFVKKAVEMKPGDPSDPKTRLGAIVSKPHMEKILSYVELAKQEGGKILAGGNQVKMEGELKDGWFIAPTIIEGLSYDCRTNKEEIFGPVVTIMPFDKEEEAVMMANSTTYGLAASIWTQDITRANRVAANVQSGIIWINCWLFRDLRTPFGGMKGSGVGREGGFEGFRFFTEAKNVCIKL, encoded by the coding sequence GTGGAAAAACTTCAGAACTACATCAACGGAAAACTCGTCGCACCGGCTTCCGGAAAATACATTGACAATTACAATCCTGCTACCGGGAAAGTATATTCACTCATTCCCGATTCAGATATCGCCGATGTGAGTGAAGCGGTGCAAGCTGCAAAAGCTGCGTTTGCGAAATGGTCGGTGACACCGGTGGAAGAACGTTGCCGCATCATGATGAAAATTGCAGACATTATTCGCCGCGATACCGATGCTTATGTGAAAGCAGAATCTGTTGACAATGGAAAATCCGTTCATACCGCATCGCTTATTGATATTCCCCGTGCTATTTCCAATCTTGAATTTTTTGCAACAGGCATTATGCATTACGCGGCGGAATCGCACATCACGGACGATCGCGCAGTGAATTATACCATGCGTCAACCGATCGGAGTTGTTGGTTGCATCTCACCGTGGAATCTTCCGCTTTATCTTTTCACCTGGAAAATTGGTCCGGCGATCGCGACTGGAAATTGCGTCATTGCAAAACCTTCTGAAATTACTCCTTACACTGCGTGGATGTTTTCCAAAGCCTGCATTGAAGCAGGATTACCGGCAGGAGTTCTCAATATCATTCACGGACTCGGCACAAAAGCAGGACAAGCGATTGTTGATCATGCAGGAATAAAAGCAATTTCATTTACCGGCGGAACAAAAACAGGAGCGCACATTGCAGCGAGTGCGGCGCCGAAATTCAAAAAACTTTCGCTGGAACTCGGCGGAAAAAATCCGAATATCATTTTCGCCGACTGCGATTTCGATGCCATGATAAAAACCACGATGCAAAGTTCGTTTGCGAATCAAGGAGAAATTTGTTTGTGCGGATCGAGAATTTTTGTGGAACGGCCGCTGTATGATAAATTCAAAACAGAATTTGTGAAGAAAGCTGTGGAGATGAAACCTGGCGATCCATCCGATCCGAAAACAAGATTGGGCGCGATCGTTTCGAAACCGCACATGGAGAAAATTCTTTCTTATGTTGAATTAGCGAAACAGGAAGGCGGAAAAATTCTTGCAGGAGGAAATCAAGTAAAGATGGAAGGAGAATTAAAAGACGGATGGTTCATTGCGCCGACCATCATAGAAGGGCTTTCTTACGATTGCAGAACAAACAAAGAAGAAATTTTTGGCCCCGTTGTAACCATCATGCCATTCGACAAAGAAGAAGAAGCGGTGATGATGGCCAACAGTACGACTTATGGATTGGCAGCTTCCATCTGGACGCAGGACATTACGCGTGCAAATCGCGTGGCTGCGAATGTGCAGAGCGGAATCATCTGGATCAACTGCTGGTTGTTCCGCGATCTGCGCACACCATTCGGCGGAATGAAAGGAAGCGGAGTAGGAAGAGAAGGAGGATTCGAGGGATTCCGTTTTTTCACGGAAGCAAAAAATGTCTGCATTAAATTGTAA